In the genome of Pseudomonas protegens, one region contains:
- a CDS encoding winged helix-turn-helix domain-containing protein gives MPAECSFSLKQARRLALAAQGFGGRRPPATIKAAGLNRQIERLGLLQIDSVNALVRAHYLPLFSRLGSYPQALLDQAAWSQGRQRTLFEYWGHEASLLPMSMYPLLRWRMQRARQGQGIYSQLARFGQERQITVRRVLEAIQEQGALGAGSLSTREERAGPWWDWSDEKHALEWLFAAGEVTVAGRRGFERLYDLPERVLPAAILQQPLLDEAQAQRGLLVHAAGALGVATEKDLRDYFRLDPGDSRARLAELLESDELLSCEVQGWRQPAYCLPQVRVPRKVAASALLSPFDSLIWERSRTERLFDFRYRLEIYTPRHKRVYGYYVLPFLHRERIVARVDLRAERAMGCLAVHALHEEQPGLDEEGIVALARQLRQMADWLGLEQIQLNCQRDGTRRLREVMA, from the coding sequence ATGCCCGCAGAATGCTCTTTCTCACTCAAGCAAGCTCGACGACTGGCGCTGGCCGCCCAGGGTTTTGGCGGGCGTCGGCCGCCGGCAACGATCAAGGCCGCGGGGCTCAATCGACAGATCGAGCGCCTGGGCCTGCTGCAGATCGATTCGGTCAACGCCTTGGTGCGGGCGCATTACCTGCCGCTGTTTTCCCGCCTGGGCAGTTATCCACAGGCCTTGCTCGACCAGGCCGCCTGGAGTCAGGGGCGGCAACGCACCTTATTCGAATACTGGGGGCATGAGGCGTCGTTGCTGCCCATGTCCATGTACCCGCTGCTGCGCTGGCGGATGCAGCGGGCGCGGCAAGGGCAGGGCATCTACTCGCAGCTGGCGCGTTTTGGCCAGGAACGCCAGATCACTGTCCGTCGGGTACTGGAGGCGATCCAGGAGCAGGGCGCGCTGGGGGCCGGCAGCCTGTCCACCCGCGAGGAGCGCGCCGGGCCCTGGTGGGACTGGAGCGATGAAAAGCATGCCTTGGAATGGTTGTTCGCCGCCGGTGAAGTGACGGTGGCCGGGCGTCGTGGCTTTGAGCGCCTCTACGATCTGCCGGAGCGGGTGCTGCCGGCGGCCATTCTCCAGCAGCCTTTACTGGACGAAGCCCAGGCCCAGCGCGGTTTGCTGGTGCACGCGGCCGGGGCCCTGGGTGTGGCCACGGAGAAGGACCTGCGGGATTACTTTCGCCTCGATCCCGGCGATAGCCGTGCGCGGCTGGCCGAGTTGCTGGAGTCCGATGAGTTGTTGAGCTGCGAAGTGCAGGGCTGGCGCCAGCCGGCCTATTGTCTGCCGCAGGTCAGGGTGCCGCGCAAGGTTGCAGCCAGTGCCTTGCTCTCACCGTTCGACTCGCTGATCTGGGAGCGCAGTCGCACCGAGCGGCTGTTCGACTTCCGCTATCGGCTGGAGATCTACACGCCAAGGCACAAGCGGGTCTATGGCTATTACGTGCTGCCGTTCCTGCACCGCGAGCGGATTGTCGCCCGGGTCGATTTGCGCGCGGAGCGGGCCATGGGCTGTCTGGCCGTGCACGCGCTGCATGAGGAGCAGCCAGGCCTGGACGAGGAGGGGATTGTGGCGTTGGCCAGGCAGCTGCGGCAGATGGCCGACTGGCTGGGTTTGGAACAGATTCAGCTCAATTGCCAGCGTGATGGCACGCGCCGGTTGCGTGAGGTTATGGCGTGA
- a CDS encoding class II 3-deoxy-7-phosphoheptulonate synthase, whose protein sequence is MSQPWSPDSWRALPIQQQPQYPDAAHLLQVEQTLASYPPLVFAGEARELRRQFAEVTQGRAFLLQGGDCAESFAEFSAAKIRDTFKVLLQMAIVMTFAAGCPVVKVGRMAGQFAKPRSANDETINGVTLPAYRGDIVNGIGFDEKSRIPDPDRLLQSYHQATATLNLLRAFAQGGFADLHQVHKWNLDFIANSALAEKYSQLADRIDETLAFMRACGMDSSPQLRETSFFTAHEALLLNYEEAFVRRDSLTNDYYDCSAHMLWIGDRTRQLDGAHVEFLRGVNNPIGVKVGPSMNTEELIRLIDILNPSNDPGRLNLIVRMGAHKVGDHLPQLIRAVEREGKQVLWSSDPMHGNTIKASSGYKTRDFAQILTEVKEFFQVHQAEGSYAGGIHIEMTGQNVTECIGGARPITEDGLSDRYHTHCDPRMNADQSLELAFLIAETLKQVKR, encoded by the coding sequence ATGAGCCAACCCTGGAGCCCAGACAGCTGGCGCGCCCTGCCGATCCAGCAACAACCCCAGTACCCCGACGCCGCGCATCTGCTGCAGGTCGAGCAGACCCTGGCCAGTTATCCACCGCTGGTGTTTGCCGGTGAAGCCCGGGAGTTGCGCCGCCAGTTCGCCGAAGTCACCCAGGGTCGGGCCTTCCTGCTGCAGGGCGGCGATTGCGCCGAAAGCTTCGCCGAGTTCTCCGCGGCGAAGATCCGCGACACCTTCAAGGTGCTGTTGCAGATGGCCATTGTCATGACCTTTGCCGCTGGCTGCCCAGTGGTCAAGGTCGGACGCATGGCCGGCCAGTTCGCCAAGCCGCGCTCGGCCAACGACGAAACCATCAACGGCGTGACTCTGCCGGCTTACCGTGGCGATATCGTCAACGGCATCGGCTTCGATGAAAAAAGCCGGATACCGGACCCGGACCGCCTACTGCAGTCCTATCACCAGGCCACGGCCACCCTGAACCTGCTGCGGGCCTTCGCCCAGGGCGGCTTTGCCGACCTGCACCAGGTGCACAAGTGGAACCTGGACTTCATCGCCAACTCGGCCCTGGCCGAAAAATACAGCCAACTGGCCGACCGCATCGATGAAACCCTGGCCTTCATGCGCGCCTGCGGCATGGACAGCTCGCCGCAACTGCGCGAGACCAGCTTCTTCACCGCCCACGAAGCGCTGCTGCTCAATTACGAAGAAGCCTTCGTGCGTCGCGACAGCCTGACCAACGACTACTACGACTGCTCGGCGCACATGCTGTGGATCGGCGACCGCACCCGCCAGCTCGACGGTGCCCACGTCGAGTTCCTGCGCGGGGTGAACAACCCGATCGGGGTCAAGGTCGGCCCGAGCATGAACACCGAGGAACTGATCCGCCTGATCGACATCCTCAACCCGAGCAACGATCCCGGGCGCCTGAACCTGATCGTGCGCATGGGCGCCCACAAGGTCGGCGACCACCTGCCGCAGCTGATTCGCGCCGTAGAGCGCGAAGGCAAGCAGGTGCTGTGGAGCTCGGACCCGATGCACGGCAACACCATCAAGGCCAGCAGCGGCTACAAGACCCGGGATTTCGCGCAGATCCTCACCGAGGTCAAGGAGTTCTTCCAGGTGCATCAGGCCGAAGGCAGCTATGCCGGCGGCATCCATATCGAGATGACCGGACAGAACGTCACCGAATGCATCGGCGGCGCCCGGCCGATCACCGAAGACGGCCTGTCGGACCGCTATCACACCCATTGCGACCCGCGGATGAACGCCGACCAGTCGCTGGAACTGGCCTTCCTGATCGCCGAGACGCTCAAGCAGGTCAAGCGTTGA
- a CDS encoding spermidine synthase, which yields MTEERVERVLAEVHDQFGMIRVLEVADYRFLEFGDAIEQSCVFTADPSWLEYDYTRAMLIGALCHEAPESALFLGLGAGTLTQACLKFLPLEDVEAIELRPDVPRLAIEYLGLDDDPRLYIRIGDALELLDSAESADLIFVDLYTDVGPGVGHLAWGFLENCQKRLNPGGWLVINQWATDDGKPLGAALLRGLYHRHYWELPVKEGNVILIVPADLDQQLDLPALNARAEALAPRLGYSLQPLIKAIRPAT from the coding sequence ATGACTGAGGAGCGCGTCGAGCGTGTGCTCGCCGAGGTTCATGACCAGTTCGGCATGATTCGGGTATTGGAAGTGGCGGACTACCGCTTCCTCGAATTTGGCGACGCCATCGAGCAAAGCTGCGTGTTCACCGCCGACCCCAGCTGGCTGGAGTACGACTACACCCGAGCCATGCTGATCGGTGCCCTGTGTCATGAGGCGCCGGAGAGCGCACTGTTTCTCGGCCTGGGCGCCGGGACCCTGACCCAGGCCTGCCTGAAGTTCCTGCCGCTGGAAGACGTCGAGGCCATCGAACTGCGTCCGGATGTGCCGCGCCTGGCCATCGAGTACCTGGGGCTGGACGACGATCCGCGTCTATATATAAGAATCGGCGATGCCCTGGAGCTGCTGGACAGCGCCGAATCCGCCGACCTGATCTTCGTCGACCTGTACACCGATGTTGGCCCCGGCGTCGGCCATCTGGCCTGGGGCTTTCTGGAAAACTGTCAGAAGCGCCTCAACCCCGGTGGCTGGCTGGTGATCAACCAATGGGCCACCGATGATGGCAAGCCCCTGGGTGCCGCTTTGTTGCGCGGGCTCTATCACCGGCATTACTGGGAACTGCCGGTGAAGGAGGGCAACGTGATTTTGATCGTGCCTGCCGATCTCGATCAGCAGCTCGACCTGCCAGCTCTGAACGCCCGGGCCGAAGCCCTGGCCCCGCGCCTGGGCTACTCCCTGCAACCGCTGATCAAGGCCATTCGTCCCGCTACATAA
- a CDS encoding crotonase/enoyl-CoA hydratase family protein: MNQPSASRVSRELRGHLFLIGLDRVAKRNAFDLELLNQLSLAYGEFEASSQARIAVVFGHGEHFTAGLDLANVGATLAQGWQAPPGGCDPWGVFAGPRVSKPVIVAVQGYCLTIGIELMLAADINLCASNTRFAQMEVQRGIFPFGGATLRLHQLAGWGNAMRWLLTGDEFDAHEALRLGLVQEVMASEDLLPRAVELAERIARQAPLGVQATLMSARQARLEGETLAAQGLPPLVHKLMNSEDAKEGVRAMIEKRPGVFKGC, from the coding sequence ATGAATCAGCCCAGTGCCAGCCGTGTCAGCCGCGAACTGCGCGGTCATCTCTTCCTGATCGGCCTGGATCGGGTCGCCAAGCGCAATGCCTTCGACCTGGAGCTGCTCAACCAACTGAGCCTGGCCTACGGCGAGTTCGAAGCCAGCAGCCAAGCGCGGATCGCCGTGGTGTTCGGCCACGGCGAGCACTTCACCGCGGGGCTGGACTTGGCCAATGTCGGTGCCACCCTGGCCCAGGGCTGGCAGGCACCACCCGGCGGCTGCGACCCTTGGGGCGTATTCGCCGGACCGCGGGTGAGCAAGCCGGTGATCGTCGCCGTGCAGGGTTACTGCCTGACCATCGGTATCGAGCTGATGCTGGCGGCGGACATCAATCTGTGCGCCAGCAATACCCGCTTTGCCCAGATGGAAGTACAGCGCGGGATATTTCCCTTCGGCGGCGCGACCCTGCGCCTGCACCAACTGGCTGGCTGGGGCAATGCCATGCGCTGGTTGCTCACCGGTGACGAGTTCGATGCCCACGAAGCCCTGCGACTGGGGCTGGTACAGGAGGTGATGGCCAGTGAAGACCTGCTGCCCCGGGCCGTCGAGCTGGCCGAACGCATCGCCCGGCAGGCACCGCTGGGAGTGCAGGCGACGCTGATGTCGGCGCGTCAGGCCCGGCTTGAGGGCGAAACCCTGGCCGCTCAGGGCCTGCCGCCACTGGTGCACAAGCTGATGAACAGCGAGGACGCCAAGGAAGGGGTGCGAGCGATGATCGAGAAACGCCCCGGGGTGTTCAAGGGTTGTTGA
- a CDS encoding class III extradiol ring-cleavage dioxygenase produces MLPSLFISHGSPMLALEPGASGPALARLAAELPRPKAILVVSAHWESQDLRVSASPHPETWHDFGGFPAALFAVQYPAPGSPELAAQVVQLLQADGLSAQLDSQRPFDHGAWVPLSLMYPQADIPVVQLSLPSRLGLALQTRIGHALAILRQQGVLLIGSGSITHNLRELDWHAGPESVEPWAKAFRDWMIEKLAANDEAALHDYRQQAPNAVRSHPSDEHLLPLYFARGAGGEFSVAHQGFTLGALGMDIYRFG; encoded by the coding sequence ATGCTCCCCAGTCTGTTCATCTCCCATGGTTCTCCCATGCTGGCCCTGGAACCCGGCGCCAGTGGCCCTGCCCTGGCTCGCCTGGCCGCCGAACTGCCAAGACCCAAGGCGATCCTGGTGGTTTCGGCTCACTGGGAAAGCCAGGACCTGCGGGTCAGCGCCAGCCCGCACCCGGAAACCTGGCACGATTTCGGCGGTTTTCCCGCAGCGCTGTTCGCTGTGCAATACCCGGCCCCCGGCAGCCCGGAACTGGCCGCCCAGGTGGTGCAACTGCTCCAGGCCGATGGCCTGTCGGCACAACTGGACAGCCAGCGCCCCTTCGACCATGGCGCCTGGGTACCGCTGTCACTGATGTATCCGCAGGCGGATATCCCGGTGGTCCAGCTCTCGCTGCCCAGCCGCCTGGGCCTGGCGTTGCAGACTCGCATCGGCCACGCCCTGGCGATCCTGCGGCAACAGGGCGTGTTGCTGATCGGCTCCGGCAGCATCACCCACAACCTGCGCGAGCTGGACTGGCATGCAGGTCCAGAAAGCGTCGAGCCCTGGGCCAAGGCCTTTCGTGACTGGATGATCGAGAAGCTGGCGGCCAATGATGAAGCGGCCCTGCATGATTACCGGCAGCAGGCACCGAATGCCGTGCGCAGCCATCCCAGCGATGAACACCTGCTGCCGCTGTACTTCGCCCGCGGCGCCGGTGGCGAATTCAGCGTGGCCCACCAGGGCTTCACCCTGGGCGCCCTGGGCATGGACATCTACCGCTTTGGCTGA
- a CDS encoding thiopurine S-methyltransferase: MQADFWQKRWERDQIGFHLAEVNPYLQQYWPALGLAPQTRVLVPLCGKSLDLIWLADQGFEVLGIELAEKAVEDFFREHQLQPQISQHGEFKVYASGPIQLWCGDFFALTAEDAAGCTALYDRAAMIALPPPMRQRYSAHLNGLLPEGSKGLLITMDYAQEQLDGPPFAVLDDEVRQRLGDAWQLQVETERDILGESWKFLQGGVTRLVERVYRLSKQGAAG, encoded by the coding sequence ATGCAAGCGGACTTTTGGCAAAAACGCTGGGAGCGGGATCAGATCGGCTTTCACCTGGCAGAGGTCAACCCTTACCTGCAGCAGTATTGGCCGGCCCTGGGCCTGGCGCCGCAAACCCGGGTGCTGGTGCCGTTGTGCGGCAAGAGCCTGGACCTGATCTGGCTCGCCGACCAAGGGTTCGAGGTGCTGGGCATTGAGCTTGCGGAAAAGGCGGTGGAGGACTTCTTTCGTGAGCATCAGTTGCAGCCGCAGATCAGCCAGCACGGGGAGTTCAAGGTCTACGCCAGCGGGCCCATTCAGCTCTGGTGCGGTGATTTCTTTGCCCTGACTGCCGAGGACGCGGCGGGTTGCACAGCCCTGTACGACCGTGCGGCCATGATCGCCTTGCCGCCGCCGATGCGGCAGCGCTACAGCGCCCACCTCAATGGCCTGTTGCCGGAGGGCAGCAAGGGGCTGCTGATAACCATGGACTACGCCCAGGAGCAATTGGACGGGCCGCCATTCGCGGTGCTCGACGATGAAGTTCGCCAGCGCCTGGGGGATGCCTGGCAACTGCAGGTGGAAACGGAGCGCGACATTCTGGGAGAGAGCTGGAAGTTTCTTCAGGGCGGTGTGACCCGGCTGGTGGAGCGGGTCTATCGCCTGAGCAAGCAGGGCGCGGCGGGATAG
- the htpX gene encoding protease HtpX yields the protein MMRILLFLATNLAVVLIASITLSLFGFNGFMAANGVDLNLNQLLIFCAVFGFAGSLFSLFISKWMAKMSTSTQIITQPRTRHEQWLLQTVEQLSREAGIKMPEVGIFPAYEANAFATGWNKNDALVAVSQGLLERFSPDEVKAVLAHEIGHVANGDMVTLALIQGVVNTFVMFFARIIGNFVDKVIFKNEEGQGIAYYVATIFAELVLGFLASAIVMWFSRKREYRADEAGARLAGTNAMIGALQRLRSEQGLPVHMPDTLNAFGINGGIKQGLARMFMSHPPLEERIDALRRRG from the coding sequence ATGATGCGAATCCTGCTGTTTTTGGCCACTAACCTTGCGGTCGTGCTGATTGCCAGCATCACCCTGAGCCTTTTCGGCTTCAACGGGTTCATGGCGGCCAATGGGGTTGATCTCAACCTCAATCAGCTGCTGATTTTCTGTGCCGTCTTTGGTTTTGCCGGTTCGCTGTTCTCGCTGTTCATCTCCAAGTGGATGGCGAAGATGAGCACCAGCACACAGATCATCACTCAACCGCGCACCCGCCATGAGCAATGGTTGTTGCAAACCGTTGAGCAACTGTCCCGCGAAGCCGGGATCAAGATGCCCGAAGTCGGTATTTTCCCGGCCTACGAGGCCAACGCCTTCGCCACCGGCTGGAACAAGAACGACGCTCTGGTGGCGGTCAGCCAGGGCCTGCTGGAGCGTTTCTCGCCCGATGAAGTGAAAGCCGTACTGGCCCACGAGATCGGTCACGTTGCCAACGGCGACATGGTGACCCTGGCGCTGATCCAGGGCGTGGTGAACACCTTCGTGATGTTCTTCGCGCGGATCATCGGCAACTTCGTCGACAAGGTGATCTTCAAGAACGAAGAAGGCCAGGGCATTGCCTACTACGTGGCGACCATCTTCGCCGAGCTGGTCCTGGGTTTCCTGGCCAGCGCCATCGTCATGTGGTTCTCGCGCAAGCGTGAATACCGTGCCGACGAAGCCGGTGCCCGCCTGGCCGGCACCAACGCCATGATCGGCGCCCTGCAGCGCCTGCGTTCGGAACAAGGCCTGCCGGTGCATATGCCCGACACCCTGAACGCCTTCGGCATCAATGGCGGCATCAAACAGGGTCTGGCTCGCATGTTCATGAGCCACCCGCCGCTGGAAGAGCGTATCGACGCCTTGCGTCGTCGCGGCTGA
- a CDS encoding pyridoxal phosphate-dependent aminotransferase — MQVSKSNKLANVCYDIRGPVLKHAKRLEEEGHRILKLNIGNPAPFGFEAPDEILQDVIRNLPTAQGYSDSKGLFSARKAVMQYYQQKQVEGIGIEDIYLGNGVSELIVMAMQALLNNGDEVLVPAPDYPLWTAAVSLAGGNPVHYLCDEQANWWPDLADIKAKITPNTKALVIINPNNPTGAVYPKEVLLGMLELARQHNLVVFSDEIYDKILYDDAVHICTASLAPDLLCLTFNGLSKSYRVAGFRSGWVAISGPKQHALSYIEGIDMLANMRLCANVPSQHAIQTALGGYQSINDLVLPPGRLLEQRNRTWELLNDIPGVSCVKPMGALYAFPRIDPKVCPIHNDEKFVLDLLLSEKLLVVQGTAFNWPWPDHFRVVTLPRVDDLEQAIGRIGSFLKSYRQ; from the coding sequence ATGCAGGTCAGCAAATCGAACAAGCTCGCCAACGTCTGTTATGACATTCGCGGCCCAGTGCTCAAGCACGCCAAACGCCTGGAAGAGGAAGGCCATCGCATCCTCAAGCTGAACATCGGCAACCCGGCGCCCTTTGGTTTCGAAGCGCCGGACGAGATTCTCCAGGACGTGATCCGCAACCTGCCCACCGCCCAGGGCTACAGCGACTCCAAGGGCCTGTTCAGTGCGCGCAAGGCGGTGATGCAGTACTACCAGCAAAAGCAGGTGGAAGGCATCGGCATTGAAGACATCTACCTGGGCAACGGTGTTTCCGAACTGATCGTGATGGCCATGCAGGCCCTGCTCAACAACGGCGACGAAGTGCTGGTACCGGCCCCGGACTATCCGCTGTGGACCGCCGCGGTGAGCCTGGCCGGCGGTAACCCGGTGCACTACCTGTGCGACGAGCAAGCCAACTGGTGGCCGGACCTGGCCGACATCAAGGCCAAGATCACCCCGAACACCAAGGCCCTGGTGATCATCAACCCGAACAACCCCACCGGCGCCGTGTACCCCAAGGAAGTGCTGCTGGGCATGCTGGAACTGGCCCGCCAGCACAACCTGGTGGTGTTCTCGGACGAGATCTACGACAAGATCCTCTACGATGACGCCGTGCACATCTGCACCGCCTCCCTGGCACCGGACCTGCTGTGCCTGACCTTCAACGGCCTGTCCAAGTCCTACCGCGTGGCCGGTTTCCGTTCCGGCTGGGTGGCCATTTCCGGTCCCAAGCAGCATGCCCTGAGCTATATCGAAGGCATCGACATGCTGGCCAACATGCGCCTGTGCGCCAACGTGCCCAGCCAGCACGCGATCCAGACGGCCCTGGGCGGCTACCAGAGCATCAACGACCTGGTGCTGCCGCCCGGCCGCCTGCTGGAGCAGCGCAACCGCACCTGGGAGCTGCTCAACGACATTCCCGGGGTCAGCTGCGTGAAACCCATGGGCGCGTTGTATGCCTTCCCGCGGATCGACCCGAAAGTCTGCCCGATCCATAACGACGAGAAGTTCGTTCTCGACCTGCTGCTTTCGGAAAAACTCCTGGTGGTCCAGGGCACCGCGTTCAACTGGCCTTGGCCGGATCACTTCCGGGTGGTCACTCTGCCGCGGGTCGACGACCTGGAACAGGCCATTGGTCGGATCGGAAGTTTCCTCAAGTCCTACCGCCAATAA
- the msrB gene encoding peptide-methionine (R)-S-oxide reductase MsrB, giving the protein MEKLEKTLEEWRAMLDPEQYNVCRLKGTERPFSGKYNATKTDGVYHCICCNEPLFDSRAKFDSGCGWPSFYEPIADSAMVEIRDMSHGMIRTEVVCAKCDAHLGHVFPDGPPPTGLRYCINSVCLDLLPR; this is encoded by the coding sequence ATGGAAAAGCTGGAAAAAACCCTGGAAGAATGGCGGGCGATGCTCGATCCGGAGCAGTACAACGTCTGCCGGCTCAAAGGCACCGAACGCCCGTTCTCGGGCAAGTACAACGCCACCAAAACCGATGGGGTCTATCACTGCATCTGCTGCAATGAGCCTTTGTTCGACTCCCGGGCCAAATTCGACTCCGGTTGTGGCTGGCCCAGTTTCTACGAGCCGATTGCCGACAGCGCCATGGTCGAGATCCGTGACATGAGCCACGGCATGATCCGCACCGAAGTGGTCTGTGCCAAATGCGATGCCCACCTGGGTCATGTCTTTCCGGACGGTCCGCCACCCACCGGCCTGCGTTACTGCATCAACTCGGTGTGCCTGGATCTGCTGCCGCGCTAG
- a CDS encoding glutathione peroxidase — protein sequence MTDSLLTIPCTTIKGEHKTLADFAGKAVLVVNTASKCGFTPQYKGLEELWQTYKDQGLVVLGFPCNQFGKQEPGDEGAISEFCELNYGVSFPLFKKIDVNGAAAHPLFVQLKQRAPGVLGSQGIKWNFTKFLIGRDGKLVKRFAPATKPQDLSREIEALLK from the coding sequence ATGACCGACTCGCTGCTGACTATTCCCTGTACCACCATCAAAGGCGAACACAAGACCCTGGCGGACTTCGCCGGCAAGGCCGTGCTGGTGGTCAATACCGCCAGCAAGTGTGGCTTCACCCCTCAGTACAAGGGGCTTGAGGAGCTGTGGCAGACCTACAAGGACCAGGGCCTGGTAGTGCTGGGTTTTCCCTGCAACCAGTTCGGCAAGCAGGAACCGGGCGACGAAGGGGCGATTTCCGAGTTCTGCGAGCTGAACTACGGCGTCAGCTTCCCGCTGTTCAAGAAGATCGATGTCAATGGCGCCGCGGCCCACCCGCTGTTCGTCCAGTTGAAGCAGCGCGCGCCCGGTGTCCTCGGTTCCCAGGGCATCAAGTGGAACTTCACCAAGTTCCTGATCGGTCGGGACGGCAAGCTGGTCAAGCGCTTCGCTCCGGCGACCAAGCCCCAGGACCTTAGCCGCGAGATCGAAGCCCTGCTCAAATGA
- a CDS encoding MarR family winged helix-turn-helix transcriptional regulator, protein MNDLPVDSSLQLDRQLCFKLYAASRAVVRGYKPMLDRLGLTYPQYLVMLVLWEWQATPVPQPTVKALGERLLLDSGTLTPLLKRLQQLQLVQRQRSGRDEREVHLSLSEAGLALRDQVPPLKAALLCDSGVNLDNLDPLRDGLDHLLRQIRAVS, encoded by the coding sequence ATGAACGATTTGCCCGTGGATTCTTCCCTCCAGCTCGACCGCCAGCTGTGCTTCAAGCTGTACGCCGCCTCGCGGGCGGTGGTGCGTGGCTACAAGCCGATGCTCGACCGCCTGGGCCTGACCTACCCGCAGTATCTGGTGATGCTGGTGCTGTGGGAGTGGCAGGCGACGCCGGTGCCGCAGCCGACCGTCAAAGCCCTGGGGGAGCGCCTGTTGCTGGACTCCGGAACCCTGACCCCGCTGCTCAAGCGTTTGCAGCAATTGCAATTGGTGCAGCGTCAACGTTCCGGGCGTGATGAGCGCGAAGTGCACCTGAGCCTGAGCGAAGCCGGACTGGCGCTGCGCGATCAGGTGCCACCGCTCAAGGCGGCGCTGTTGTGCGACAGCGGCGTCAATCTCGACAACCTGGATCCCTTGCGCGACGGCCTCGATCACCTGTTGCGGCAGATCAGAGCCGTGTCGTAG